From the Streptomyces sp. SN-593 genome, the window GCGAGATGCCGGTCTCCTCGGCGACCCGGGCGAGGGTGAAGGCGCGGGCGTGCCGCAGACCGCGCAGCCGCGGGCCCACCTTGGCGAGGACTTCGTGCAGTTCGGCCATATCCCGTATGTGCCCTCCCGGCAGGGGCGTCTGTCAAGCTCCGCCCCGCGGTGCCGCCCGGTGCCACCCGGCGGGGACCCGCAGGAAATTGCACTCACCAACGAACCGCATTAGCGTCTGACCGGCTGCGTGCCGCGCAGGACCGGGCGCGCGCGGCGGCACCGATCACGCGCACCCGGGGAGCCCGCACGACCATGGAACAGCGCCCGACCGACCCGCATGACGTCCTCGTCGAGGACCTGCTGGCGAAGATGACCCCCGAGGAGAAGTTCGGGCAGCTCCAGCAGCTTGCCTGGAACGGCGACACCGGCCCGGGCGGCGGCCAGAACCACCTCGCGGAGGCCGCCGCGCGCGAGGGCCGGCTCGGCTCGGTGCTCAACCTGCGGGGCGCCGCCCACACCAACGCGCTGCAGCGGCTCGCCGTCGAGGAGTCCCGGCTCGGCATCCCGCTGCTGTTCGGGTTCGACGTGATCCACGGCTTCTGGACGACCTTCCCGGTCCCGCTGGCGCAGGCCGCGAGCTTCGACCCCGGGGTCGCGGTGGCCGACGCGCGGACCTCCGCCCGGGAGGCCCGGTCCAATGGCCTGCACTGGACGTTCGCCCCGATGATGGACGTGACGCGCGAGCCGCGCTGGGGCCGGATCGCGGAGAGCTGCGGCGAGGACCCGTACCTGACCGCCCGGTTCGCGGCGGCGAAGGTGCACGGGTACCAGGGCACGGCGTCCGGCGAGGGGTACGACGGCGCGCGCGGCGACCTCGGCGACGTCGTCCGCGCCCGGGCGGATCACGACGGGAACGCCGGCGCTGATCACGGCGGGAACGCCGGTGCGGACGGCGCGAGTACGGCCGGTCCGCGGGCGGACCTGTACGGCCCCGACCGGATCGCGGCCTGTGCCAAGCACTTCGTCGGGTACGGCGCGGTGGAGGGCGGCCGCGACTACAACACGGTGGACGTCTCCCCCCGGCGGCTGCGCAACCTCTACCTCCCGCCGTTCGCCGCGGCGGTACGGGCCGGGGCGGCCACCGCGATGGCGGCGTTCAACACCGTCAACGGGGTGCCCGCTCACGCCAACCGGCCGCTGTTGCAGGGCGTGTTGAAGGACGAGTGGGGCTTCGACGGGGTCGTGGTGAGCGACTGGGGCGGCGTGCACGAGCTGATCGTGCACGGCTTCGCGGCCGACGGCGCCGACGCGGCCCGTCTCGCGCTCGCGGCCGGCCTGGACATGGAGATGGCCGGCACGCACGTGGGCGACAACGGCCCGGCCCTGCTGGCCGCCGGCCGGATCGACCCGACCCGGCTGGACGACGCGGTCCGCCGGGTGCTGCGCCTCAAGGCCCGGCTCGGCCTGTTCGACGACCCCTACACCGACGAGGCGGCGCAGGTGTCGGCGCCGACCGCGGCGAGCCGGACGGCCGCGCGCGAGGCCGCGGCGCGCTGCGCGGTACTGCTGAAGAACGACGGCGCCCTGCTGCCGTTGGACCGCAGCGGCGGCTCGCTCGCGGTGGTCGGCCCCTACGCCGGCTCGGCCGACCTGCACGGCACCTGGTCGGGCCCCGGCGAGAGCCGCTTCCCGGCGGTGAGCGTCCTGGAAGCGGTGCGGGCGGCGGCGCCGGACCTGCGGATCCGCCACGCCGCGGACGGCGCGGCCGCCGTCGAGGCGGTGCGCGACGCGGACATGGCGCTGGTCGTGGTCGGTGAGGCGTCCGCGCTCAGCGGCGAGGCGTCCTCCCGCAGCGACATCACGCTGCCGGCCGGCCAGGAGGAGCTGATCGCCGAGGTGGCGGCGACGGGACGGCCGTTCGCCGTGGTGGTCGTCGCCGGACGCCCGCTGGTCACGGAGTCCTGGATCGAGCGCGCCCCCGCGGTGCTGCTCGCCTGGCACGGCGGGATCGAGGCGGGGCCGGCGCTGGCGGACGTGCTCTTCGGCGACGTGAACCCCGGCGGCAAGCTGCCCGTCACGCTGCCCCGCTCGGTCGGCCAGATCCCGCTGTACTACAACCACGAGAACACCGGCCGGCCGGCCGACCCCGCCGACCCGGCGAAGCCGTACGTCACCGGCTACCTCGACCAGCCCTACGGTCCGCGCTTCCCGTTCGGACACGGCCTGTCCTACACCTCCTTCGAGGTCGGCGCGCCCACGAGCGCGGCCGAGACCGTCGCCGTGGCCGACCTGGCGGCCGGCGCGCGGGTGGAGGTCGCCGTCACCGTCGCCAACACCGGTGCGCGCGAGGGCGACGAGGTCGTGCAGCTCTACCTGCACGACCCGGTCGCCTCCGTGGTGCGGCCGGTGCGCGAGCTGCGCGGCTTCCGGCGGGTCACGCTGGCCGCGGGCGAACGCGCCGAGGTGGTCTTCTCCCTGGGCGCGGCCGAGTTCGGCTTCCTCGCCGACGACACCGGGGCGCTGGTCCTGGAGCCCGGCCGGATCGACGTCCACGTGGGCAGCAGCTCGCAGCGGACGGCGTGCCTCGCCCTGACCCTCGTCTGACGCCCCTCCGCCCGACGCCCTCCCGCGCACTCCCGCGCCCTCCCCCGCCCCGCCCCGCCCCGCCCCGGGCTCCGGGCGCCCGGCCGACCCGCGCGTCACCAGGGGAGGGGACCGTCGTCGTCCACGAAGGTGCCGGTCGGGGCGCCGTCGGGGAGGGTGGCCAGGCGGATGGGGGTCGCCGCGCCCTGCGAGGGGGTGCGGGGCCCCTGGAAGCCGGTGAAGTCGGTGGCCACCAGGCCCGGGGAGGTGGCGTTGATCAGGATGCCGGTGCCGGCGAAGTGGCGGGCGTACTGGAGGGTGACGGCGTTGAGGTAGG encodes:
- a CDS encoding glycoside hydrolase family 3 N-terminal domain-containing protein, with protein sequence MEQRPTDPHDVLVEDLLAKMTPEEKFGQLQQLAWNGDTGPGGGQNHLAEAAAREGRLGSVLNLRGAAHTNALQRLAVEESRLGIPLLFGFDVIHGFWTTFPVPLAQAASFDPGVAVADARTSAREARSNGLHWTFAPMMDVTREPRWGRIAESCGEDPYLTARFAAAKVHGYQGTASGEGYDGARGDLGDVVRARADHDGNAGADHGGNAGADGASTAGPRADLYGPDRIAACAKHFVGYGAVEGGRDYNTVDVSPRRLRNLYLPPFAAAVRAGAATAMAAFNTVNGVPAHANRPLLQGVLKDEWGFDGVVVSDWGGVHELIVHGFAADGADAARLALAAGLDMEMAGTHVGDNGPALLAAGRIDPTRLDDAVRRVLRLKARLGLFDDPYTDEAAQVSAPTAASRTAAREAAARCAVLLKNDGALLPLDRSGGSLAVVGPYAGSADLHGTWSGPGESRFPAVSVLEAVRAAAPDLRIRHAADGAAAVEAVRDADMALVVVGEASALSGEASSRSDITLPAGQEELIAEVAATGRPFAVVVVAGRPLVTESWIERAPAVLLAWHGGIEAGPALADVLFGDVNPGGKLPVTLPRSVGQIPLYYNHENTGRPADPADPAKPYVTGYLDQPYGPRFPFGHGLSYTSFEVGAPTSAAETVAVADLAAGARVEVAVTVANTGAREGDEVVQLYLHDPVASVVRPVRELRGFRRVTLAAGERAEVVFSLGAAEFGFLADDTGALVLEPGRIDVHVGSSSQRTACLALTLV